In the genome of Hyphobacterium sp. CCMP332, one region contains:
- a CDS encoding SUMF1/EgtB/PvdO family nonheme iron enzyme, producing the protein MKTHFFTKLLLGALIIVIIGTSCNRLGTIDDGGNLIGVPNRSGFQQFTPFGMVYCPPGTFHMGQADEDVPHTMINLNKQVTIGGFYMDDTEITNNEYRQFVYAIIEDSLELLGEDFVYGELYPDTTVWMKDFSHHMGDPLTEYYFYHPAHDDYPVVGVDWVAANYFCDWRTKYLNAWRVDNGLFPMPKFRLPSEAEWEYASRGGRDMAMYPWGNPYIRNGRGCALANFKPGRGNYYDDGFAYTSPVGSYFANDYGLYDMSGNVAEWCQDAFFEASVPVVWDLNPTYFDNNEPRKVIRGGSWKDVAYYLQTGTRTYEFQDTATSFIGFRCAMTFLGRSSGTEF; encoded by the coding sequence ATGAAAACACATTTTTTCACAAAATTGCTCTTAGGAGCGCTCATCATAGTTATAATCGGTACATCCTGTAACAGGCTTGGTACAATTGACGATGGTGGTAATTTGATTGGAGTTCCAAACAGATCCGGATTCCAACAATTCACTCCTTTTGGAATGGTTTATTGTCCTCCGGGAACTTTCCACATGGGTCAGGCAGATGAAGATGTGCCTCATACCATGATTAACCTCAACAAACAGGTTACGATTGGAGGGTTCTATATGGATGATACTGAAATCACGAATAATGAATACAGACAGTTCGTCTATGCTATCATAGAGGATTCTCTTGAATTGCTGGGTGAAGATTTTGTATATGGTGAACTCTATCCTGATACAACGGTTTGGATGAAGGATTTCTCTCACCATATGGGAGATCCATTGACAGAATATTATTTCTATCACCCGGCCCATGATGACTACCCTGTGGTAGGTGTGGACTGGGTTGCTGCCAATTACTTCTGTGATTGGAGAACTAAATACCTGAATGCCTGGAGAGTGGATAATGGGCTATTCCCAATGCCAAAATTCAGATTGCCATCAGAAGCGGAATGGGAATATGCATCAAGAGGAGGAAGAGATATGGCTATGTACCCTTGGGGTAATCCATATATCAGAAATGGAAGAGGTTGTGCATTGGCCAATTTCAAGCCAGGTCGTGGTAACTACTACGATGATGGATTTGCTTATACTTCACCCGTAGGATCATATTTTGCTAATGACTATGGATTATACGATATGTCAGGTAACGTTGCAGAATGGTGTCAGGACGCCTTTTTTGAAGCATCGGTACCGGTTGTTTGGGATTTGAACCCAACTTATTTTGATAATAATGAACCGAGGAAAGTGATTAGGGGCGGTTCCTGGAAAGATGTTGCTTATTACCTTCAAACAGGTACTAGGACTTACGAATTTCAGGATACGGCGACTTCATTCATAGGTTTTAGGTGTGCGATGACATTCCTTGGCCGTTCCTCTGGCACAGAATTTTAA
- the gldL gene encoding gliding motility protein GldL produces the protein MAQKGGFKEVLFKKIMPMVYGIGASVVIVGAMFKILHIPGAGFMLGVGLTTEAIIFFLSAFEPSHDELDWSKVYPELKEESGEFEEEDEFGMPATSENATKKLDDMFNEANINDELLDRLGEGFTKLSETVSGLNNISDAASATNEYADSARSASGKLREMNDSYDKTASAMSELAGASEDAKEYHEQVQQITKNLGALNSVYELELQDANSHLKAMNKFYSNLSVALENIAEAEQDTETFRSELSKLSSNLTSLNNVYGNILAAMKA, from the coding sequence ATGGCACAAAAAGGTGGTTTTAAAGAGGTATTATTCAAAAAGATAATGCCAATGGTCTATGGTATTGGTGCTTCTGTAGTAATTGTAGGAGCCATGTTTAAAATCCTTCACATACCAGGTGCAGGATTCATGTTAGGTGTAGGTTTGACTACTGAAGCAATCATTTTCTTCCTTTCTGCATTTGAACCAAGTCATGATGAACTTGATTGGTCTAAAGTATACCCGGAATTAAAAGAAGAATCAGGTGAATTTGAAGAAGAAGATGAGTTCGGAATGCCCGCAACTTCTGAGAATGCTACAAAGAAATTGGACGATATGTTCAACGAAGCCAATATTAATGATGAATTACTTGACAGATTAGGAGAGGGCTTTACCAAGCTTTCTGAAACTGTTAGTGGTTTGAATAATATTTCAGATGCCGCCAGCGCGACGAACGAATATGCTGATAGCGCAAGATCTGCTTCAGGAAAACTACGTGAAATGAACGATAGTTATGATAAGACGGCCTCGGCTATGTCTGAATTAGCAGGTGCGAGTGAAGATGCAAAAGAGTATCATGAGCAAGTACAGCAGATCACAAAGAATTTGGGAGCTCTTAATTCAGTTTATGAACTTGAATTACAGGACGCTAACAGTCACTTAAAAGCAATGAACAAGTTTTACAGCAATCTTTCTGTTGCACTTGAAAATATTGCAGAAGCAGAGCAGGATACTGAAACATTTAGAAGCGAGCTTTCTAAATTGTCTTCTAATCTGACTTCTTTGAACAATGTTTACGGAAATATTCTAGCCGCAATGAAGGCTTAA
- the gldM gene encoding gliding motility protein GldM yields the protein MAGGKETPRQKMIGMMYLVLTALLALQVSSSVMYKFKFLEEKIETVVRETSNRNVNVVNNIKAKVEERGNKKMEVEILSTAKEVRSRTKEMVDYIEDLREALKEIDGVNPETGFYEGAKNEDNVQTMFIGPNQNGKAYELRKKIDDYCAYLQEHATEDTKDDFKSFAVDAKNDPFFSKIADQKSKDFAELTFQNTPMVAAMAVMAEMQSTVVQMESELLNELASEVGAADFKFDVLQGMVRPESKVVAAGTKYKAEMFIAAFSSTVQPEMFYGGKEIKVENGIGLVEFTATPGKYDKEGQAKKTWKGEIKLAKPTGGDTVIVVETDYIVAKPVIQIQSASVQALYRNCGNELNVQVPALGQTYNPKFSVKGGAAIPSSKKGIVTVIPTSKNVTLTVSSNGNSIGSQSFKVRSVPLPTLVAKVGRRPANVRDGEQAPGPRAMEIDVQADKDFASFLPKDARYRATEVIVKLARGKRAVAQQTFRSSKLNLSSFAAQARPGDRYSIEVKTVMRRNFRNQNEEVDVPVTSRYIIIPII from the coding sequence ATGGCAGGCGGTAAAGAAACACCAAGACAGAAAATGATCGGAATGATGTACCTGGTACTCACGGCCCTTTTGGCTCTCCAGGTAAGTAGTTCCGTGATGTATAAGTTTAAATTTCTCGAAGAGAAAATTGAGACTGTAGTTCGCGAAACTTCTAACCGAAATGTTAACGTGGTAAATAACATTAAGGCAAAAGTAGAGGAGCGGGGGAATAAGAAAATGGAAGTTGAAATTCTTAGTACCGCTAAAGAAGTAAGATCCAGAACTAAGGAAATGGTTGACTATATCGAAGATCTTAGAGAAGCTCTAAAAGAAATCGATGGTGTAAATCCTGAAACCGGATTTTATGAAGGTGCAAAAAATGAGGATAATGTTCAGACGATGTTCATCGGGCCAAATCAAAATGGTAAAGCTTATGAACTCAGAAAGAAAATCGATGATTATTGTGCATATCTTCAGGAGCATGCCACAGAGGATACAAAAGATGACTTCAAGTCATTTGCTGTTGATGCAAAAAATGACCCCTTCTTTAGTAAAATAGCAGATCAAAAGTCTAAGGATTTTGCTGAATTAACTTTCCAGAATACTCCGATGGTAGCCGCAATGGCCGTAATGGCTGAAATGCAAAGTACGGTTGTTCAAATGGAAAGTGAATTGCTTAATGAACTTGCTTCAGAAGTAGGTGCCGCTGACTTTAAATTTGACGTTTTGCAAGGAATGGTTAGACCGGAATCTAAAGTGGTTGCAGCTGGTACAAAATACAAAGCGGAAATGTTTATAGCTGCGTTCTCTTCAACCGTACAGCCTGAAATGTTTTATGGAGGAAAAGAGATCAAAGTTGAAAATGGAATCGGTCTTGTAGAATTTACAGCTACACCTGGAAAATACGATAAAGAAGGACAAGCTAAAAAAACCTGGAAGGGTGAAATTAAGCTTGCAAAACCAACCGGTGGTGATACTGTGATAGTTGTTGAAACGGATTACATTGTTGCGAAACCTGTTATACAAATTCAATCAGCATCTGTTCAGGCTTTGTATAGAAATTGTGGTAACGAACTTAATGTTCAGGTACCAGCACTTGGCCAGACTTACAACCCTAAGTTCAGTGTTAAAGGTGGTGCAGCAATCCCGAGCTCTAAAAAAGGAATAGTTACAGTGATTCCAACTTCTAAAAATGTAACCTTAACTGTTAGTAGTAATGGAAATTCGATAGGATCACAAAGTTTTAAAGTACGATCCGTGCCATTGCCAACACTTGTAGCAAAAGTGGGAAGAAGACCTGCCAATGTGAGAGACGGAGAGCAAGCGCCCGGGCCTAGAGCGATGGAAATTGATGTTCAGGCCGATAAGGATTTTGCTTCTTTCTTACCTAAAGATGCCAGATATAGAGCGACTGAAGTTATCGTAAAATTGGCTAGAGGAAAAAGAGCAGTAGCTCAGCAAACATTTAGATCAAGTAAATTAAACCTTTCTTCGTTTGCTGCTCAGGCACGACCTGGAGACAGATATTCAATAGAGGTGAAAACGGTAATGAGGAGAAATTTCCGAAATCAGAATGAAGAAGTTGATGTGCCGGTAACATCTCGTTACATCATAATACCAATTATCTAA
- the gldN gene encoding gliding motility protein GldN, producing MKTLGKLILSLFIIVAMSEFSFAQENINSGYNDLSVRPIHSSDIMFKKRVWRRMDLREVQNSAFFSNGRELTQLIVEAAKKGIVQPYEADTLGTPMSMEQFLENLTNPAIEGFASEEEEEDPMSDPNDPFGDPNDPFADPNDPFADPGGEAPASDPDDPFAEEGGGEDMSIDPYYLPRELFIIEVQEDVIFDKKRSRMYYDILTFKLIVDASLTPDGIDKTVAVFSYTELVDKLFKDNPEAIWFNDLNSAEHRNLQDAFDLRLFASRIIKVSNTDNKFIVDIYGPGKANLYGSDWYEMKIMEYEHELWEF from the coding sequence ATGAAAACCTTAGGTAAATTAATATTATCACTTTTTATAATTGTAGCAATGAGCGAATTCTCCTTTGCTCAGGAGAATATAAACTCAGGTTATAACGACTTGTCTGTACGACCAATACATTCTTCGGACATTATGTTTAAGAAAAGAGTGTGGAGAAGAATGGACCTAAGGGAAGTTCAGAATTCGGCTTTCTTTTCCAATGGAAGAGAATTGACTCAATTAATTGTAGAGGCGGCTAAGAAAGGAATTGTACAACCGTATGAAGCAGATACATTGGGTACACCTATGTCAATGGAACAATTCCTTGAAAACCTGACTAACCCTGCAATTGAAGGGTTTGCATCAGAAGAGGAAGAGGAAGACCCAATGTCAGATCCAAATGATCCATTCGGTGATCCTAACGATCCGTTTGCCGATCCTAATGATCCATTTGCCGATCCGGGAGGAGAAGCACCTGCATCTGATCCTGATGACCCATTTGCTGAAGAAGGCGGAGGTGAAGACATGTCGATTGATCCTTATTATCTGCCCAGAGAGCTGTTTATCATTGAAGTTCAGGAAGATGTTATTTTCGATAAAAAAAGATCGAGAATGTATTATGACATTCTGACTTTTAAATTAATTGTAGATGCATCATTAACACCTGATGGTATTGACAAAACAGTTGCCGTGTTTTCATATACAGAATTGGTAGATAAACTATTTAAGGATAATCCTGAAGCAATTTGGTTTAATGATCTTAACTCTGCAGAACATAGAAATTTGCAAGATGCATTTGACTTAAGACTTTTTGCTTCAAGAATAATCAAGGTATCAAATACAGATAATAAATTTATCGTGGATATCTACGGACCGGGTAAAGCTAATCTTTATGGTAGTGACTGGTATGAAATGAAGATAATGGAATACGAACACGAGTTGTGGGAGTTCTAG
- a CDS encoding excinuclease ABC subunit C, protein MILAVENIILKSLPNEPGIYKFFGEHGDIIYVGKAKNIKKRVSSYFTSLKGKDRKTKRLVKQIEKVEFSVVNRESDAFLLENNLIKEHQPKYNVLLKDGKTYPYIVITKERFPRIHHTRRKNLNYGEYFGPYPSVRVQKQVVDLLQKLFKFRTCKLNLTETNIAKGKFKVCLEYHIGNCFGPCEDLYSEEDYNADIEMARNVLKGKIRMVKDHFKQKIQHFAKSLEFEKAQSFQERLNNLEQYHSKSMVSNISDIEIHALTIVHGIKKTFGNYIHLHEGAIIKTRNVELKNPLELSDQELLRVFLNEILSQQSSEDMPVTSIISNVLIEKDINGIIVNQPKAGDKKRILDLSIKNAIEYKSSIEQVDIPDPNLRKLETLKEELNLNNTPFHIECFDNSNFQGSNPVASMVCFKNAKPAKKEYRHFNIKTVEGPNDFDSMKEIVHRRYSRLLKEKASLPDLIVIDGGKGQLNAAYEELLNLQIQIPIIGIAKKLEELYKPGDPFPLMVSKKSEGLKLIQHLRNEAHRFAITHHRNQRSKRVSKSMLDDIEGIGPKTKDLLLKEFKSVKKIKEASQEELIELFGKTKGLNIFEGIKKAGD, encoded by the coding sequence CTGATTTTGGCTGTAGAAAATATAATTTTAAAATCCTTACCTAATGAACCAGGGATATATAAATTCTTTGGTGAGCATGGAGATATAATCTATGTAGGCAAGGCCAAGAATATTAAAAAAAGAGTCAGTAGCTATTTTACATCCCTCAAAGGAAAAGACAGGAAAACCAAACGACTCGTTAAGCAAATTGAAAAGGTTGAGTTTTCTGTTGTAAACCGGGAGTCAGATGCTTTTCTGCTTGAAAACAATTTAATTAAGGAACACCAGCCAAAGTACAATGTGCTTTTAAAAGACGGTAAAACTTATCCCTACATAGTAATTACCAAAGAACGTTTTCCCAGAATTCATCACACCCGAAGAAAAAATCTAAATTATGGCGAATATTTTGGCCCATACCCTTCGGTAAGAGTTCAAAAACAGGTGGTTGATCTTCTACAAAAGCTCTTTAAATTCCGCACATGCAAATTGAATCTAACCGAAACCAATATTGCTAAGGGAAAATTTAAAGTTTGTCTGGAATATCATATAGGAAATTGTTTTGGCCCATGCGAAGATCTTTACTCGGAAGAAGATTACAATGCGGATATCGAGATGGCAAGAAATGTACTTAAGGGCAAAATTAGAATGGTAAAAGATCATTTTAAACAAAAGATTCAGCATTTTGCTAAAAGCCTCGAATTTGAAAAGGCTCAAAGTTTTCAGGAAAGACTTAACAATCTGGAGCAATATCACTCCAAATCAATGGTAAGTAATATTTCCGACATTGAAATCCATGCATTGACTATTGTTCATGGGATAAAAAAGACCTTTGGTAATTACATACATTTGCATGAGGGGGCAATAATTAAAACCAGAAATGTAGAACTTAAAAATCCACTTGAATTAAGTGATCAGGAATTATTACGGGTTTTTCTAAATGAAATTCTATCACAACAGAGCAGTGAAGATATGCCGGTCACATCAATTATTTCCAATGTTCTAATAGAGAAGGATATTAACGGGATTATCGTCAATCAACCTAAAGCTGGTGATAAGAAAAGAATTTTAGATCTCTCTATTAAAAATGCAATTGAATATAAATCTTCCATTGAACAAGTGGATATACCTGATCCTAATCTTAGAAAATTAGAAACACTTAAAGAAGAATTGAATCTAAATAATACACCTTTTCATATAGAGTGTTTTGATAATTCAAATTTTCAAGGTTCTAATCCCGTGGCTTCAATGGTTTGTTTTAAAAATGCCAAACCAGCTAAAAAAGAATATCGGCATTTTAATATTAAAACTGTAGAGGGGCCCAATGATTTTGATTCAATGAAAGAAATTGTACATAGACGCTATTCTAGACTTCTTAAAGAAAAGGCCTCTTTGCCTGACCTCATTGTTATCGATGGCGGTAAAGGACAATTAAATGCTGCCTATGAAGAACTCTTAAATCTTCAAATACAAATTCCCATCATCGGTATCGCCAAAAAACTAGAAGAACTTTATAAACCAGGTGATCCCTTTCCATTGATGGTATCAAAGAAATCCGAAGGATTAAAATTGATTCAACATTTGAGAAATGAGGCGCATCGATTTGCCATAACTCATCATCGCAATCAAAGAAGCAAAAGGGTTTCTAAAAGTATGTTGGATGACATCGAAGGAATCGGTCCAAAAACCAAAGATTTACTGCTTAAAGAGTTTAAAAGTGTTAAAAAAATTAAGGAAGCAAGTCAAGAGGAATTAATTGAATTGTTTGGAAAAACAAAAGGACTCAACATTTTTGAAGGCATAAAAAAAGCGGGTGATTAA
- a CDS encoding transglycosylase domain-containing protein: MRKSSKVIAAIWIVFVSLVLGIVLFFYSVSINFMNLYGTLPGLKILENPESEVASEIYFSDRNSKGELKIIGKYYRQNRSNTKYEDLSPHLINALLAQEDARFYKHSGIDFEAILRAVIFLGSQGGGSTLTQQLAKNLFKIRGDHNNGILKDVNFLKINIIIAKAKEMLMAIKLEKAYTKQEIMTMYLNTVDFGSNAFGIKVASETFFGKSPEQVNIEEAAVLIGILGATYSYNPVYNYDNSINRRNRVLGQMHKYGYINDKEYDSLSNLAINLEYYDVDNQSKGLATYFRSVVKLDLMRWCKSNGYDLFADGLKVYTTIDSRLQQHAEKAIEEHMPELQNKFNEHWKGRNPWVDENYRELRGYIQNSVKRLKYYKKLKEKYAKHPDSVEYYINLPKKMRVFSWNGDIDTTFSTIDSLKYYRHILHAGFMAMDFKNGHIKAWVGGIDHRYFKYDHVRQGKRQPGSTFKPIVYTAAIDNGYTPCFELEDAPVTFILPTGESYTPQNAEGRWSYEKLTLRQALGRSVNSVTANLMKRVGIEVVVDYAKKLGIQSELAPVPSLCLGTSDLSLYELVGTYGTFANKGLWTEPFYIQRIEDKYGNVLKEFLPKTKEALNAQTAEIMLYMLRGATEERNGTALGLYRWDLRRDNMIAAKTGTTSNYSDGWFMGITKDLVAGAWVGAEERSIHFRSIALGSGSRMAMPIWGLFMKNIYADSTLNYEKGEFEQKVKIDIELDCSKFNNPFANDSVDVDVPDLNENPDRDIFN; the protein is encoded by the coding sequence ATGCGAAAATCAAGTAAAGTAATAGCCGCTATTTGGATAGTGTTTGTTTCACTCGTCCTGGGAATAGTGTTGTTTTTCTATTCGGTTTCAATAAACTTCATGAATTTATACGGTACTCTTCCCGGACTCAAAATTCTTGAAAACCCGGAGAGTGAAGTAGCTTCGGAAATCTATTTCTCAGATAGAAACAGCAAGGGTGAACTAAAAATAATTGGCAAATACTACAGGCAAAATAGATCAAATACAAAATATGAAGATCTATCCCCGCATTTGATCAATGCACTTTTGGCGCAGGAAGATGCAAGGTTTTACAAACATTCCGGGATTGATTTTGAGGCCATTTTACGGGCTGTAATTTTTCTTGGAAGCCAGGGTGGAGGAAGTACTTTGACACAACAGCTGGCAAAAAATCTATTTAAGATTCGCGGAGATCATAATAATGGTATTTTGAAAGATGTAAACTTTTTGAAAATCAACATTATTATAGCCAAAGCCAAAGAGATGTTGATGGCTATCAAACTTGAAAAGGCTTATACCAAACAGGAGATAATGACCATGTATTTAAATACAGTCGATTTTGGTAGTAATGCTTTTGGGATTAAAGTCGCATCAGAAACCTTTTTTGGAAAAAGTCCGGAACAAGTAAACATCGAAGAAGCTGCAGTACTAATTGGTATTTTAGGTGCTACCTACTCGTATAATCCCGTTTATAATTATGATAATTCAATAAACAGAAGGAATCGTGTATTGGGTCAAATGCACAAATACGGCTATATCAATGACAAGGAATATGATTCACTTTCCAATTTGGCAATCAACTTGGAGTATTATGATGTAGACAATCAAAGTAAAGGACTAGCTACTTATTTTCGGTCAGTTGTCAAACTGGATTTAATGAGATGGTGCAAATCCAATGGCTATGACCTTTTTGCCGATGGACTGAAAGTTTATACAACCATTGATTCAAGGCTACAGCAACATGCTGAAAAAGCCATTGAAGAACACATGCCTGAGCTTCAAAATAAATTTAATGAGCATTGGAAGGGAAGAAATCCATGGGTAGATGAAAATTATAGAGAGTTAAGAGGATATATACAGAACTCCGTAAAAAGACTGAAGTATTACAAGAAACTCAAAGAGAAATATGCCAAGCATCCTGATTCGGTTGAATACTATATTAATCTACCAAAAAAAATGCGAGTATTTTCCTGGAATGGTGATATTGATACCACCTTTAGTACAATTGATTCCTTGAAATATTACAGGCATATCCTGCATGCAGGATTTATGGCAATGGATTTTAAAAATGGCCATATTAAAGCCTGGGTTGGAGGTATTGATCATCGCTATTTTAAGTATGATCATGTGCGCCAGGGAAAGAGACAACCGGGATCAACGTTTAAGCCAATTGTTTATACCGCTGCAATAGATAATGGTTATACGCCCTGTTTTGAGCTTGAAGATGCCCCAGTCACTTTTATTCTACCTACCGGAGAATCATATACACCCCAAAATGCGGAAGGAAGGTGGTCTTATGAGAAATTAACGTTAAGGCAAGCCCTTGGGAGATCAGTAAACTCTGTCACAGCCAATCTTATGAAGAGAGTAGGAATAGAAGTAGTTGTGGATTATGCTAAAAAATTGGGAATACAAAGCGAACTTGCTCCTGTGCCGAGCCTATGTTTGGGAACCAGTGATCTTTCACTTTATGAATTGGTAGGCACCTATGGTACATTCGCGAATAAAGGACTTTGGACCGAACCATTTTATATTCAAAGGATTGAAGACAAATACGGCAATGTGCTTAAGGAATTTTTACCCAAAACCAAAGAAGCTTTAAATGCTCAAACCGCCGAAATAATGTTATATATGCTCCGCGGTGCTACTGAGGAAAGAAACGGAACGGCTCTGGGTTTGTATCGCTGGGATTTGAGAAGAGACAATATGATTGCCGCTAAAACAGGAACTACTAGTAATTATTCCGATGGATGGTTTATGGGAATCACAAAGGATCTTGTAGCCGGGGCCTGGGTCGGAGCCGAAGAGCGATCGATTCATTTCAGATCCATTGCACTGGGATCAGGAAGCAGAATGGCCATGCCTATTTGGGGGCTTTTTATGAAAAATATTTACGCTGATTCAACGCTCAATTATGAGAAAGGTGAATTTGAGCAAAAAGTAAAAATTGATATAGAACTCGACTGTAGCAAATTCAACAATCCTTTCGCAAATGATTCCGTTGATGTAGATGTTCCCGATTTGAATGAAAATCCGGACAGGGATATTTTTAACTGA
- a CDS encoding M23 family metallopeptidase, with product MKNRKTLSSWLTTKYLLVVRNEENFAEKSSFSFTYAKIIVISFLTLVICSAGSVLLYNNVLKSWFFSGETEFDINKKIVELSLAVDSLSNEVDKKEFFINTIQSVVSGDSVIGLSYERDTNNIFSNSESGSDASGRLIDSLLKDEFEIGKTSNINLVFRDQSSLQDMYFFPPVEGLVTRAYNTKIDHFGIDVVAKNNEPIKSIADGTVVLSSWTEDSGYVIALQHKSNVFSVYKHNSELLKKVGNFAQAGEIIAIIGNSGEITTGPHLHFEIWYNGNPVNPEEFVTFN from the coding sequence TTGAAAAACCGCAAAACATTAAGTTCCTGGTTAACAACTAAATACCTTTTGGTAGTTCGGAATGAAGAAAATTTCGCTGAAAAATCTTCATTCAGTTTTACTTATGCAAAGATAATTGTTATTAGTTTTCTGACATTAGTTATCTGTAGTGCGGGTAGCGTTTTACTTTACAATAATGTATTGAAATCCTGGTTTTTCTCTGGAGAGACAGAATTTGATATCAATAAAAAGATTGTTGAATTAAGTCTTGCAGTTGATTCATTGTCGAATGAAGTAGATAAAAAAGAATTTTTTATAAATACGATTCAGTCAGTTGTTTCGGGCGATTCTGTAATTGGCCTTTCCTATGAAAGAGATACCAATAATATTTTTTCAAATAGCGAATCTGGTTCTGATGCATCGGGCCGGCTGATTGACTCCTTGTTAAAAGATGAGTTTGAAATAGGGAAAACATCGAATATAAATTTGGTTTTCAGAGATCAATCGAGTTTACAGGATATGTATTTTTTCCCTCCTGTCGAAGGATTGGTAACCAGGGCCTATAATACCAAAATTGATCATTTTGGGATTGATGTAGTTGCAAAAAACAATGAGCCCATAAAGTCAATTGCGGATGGAACCGTAGTTTTATCCAGCTGGACGGAAGATTCCGGATATGTTATAGCATTGCAGCACAAAAGCAATGTGTTTTCAGTTTATAAGCATAATTCAGAATTATTAAAAAAAGTTGGTAATTTTGCGCAGGCAGGCGAAATAATAGCAATAATTGGTAATTCAGGCGAGATAACGACAGGTCCTCATCTCCATTTTGAAATTTGGTACAACGGAAATCCTGTAAATCCGGAGGAATTCGTTACTTTTAATTAG
- a CDS encoding polymer-forming cytoskeletal protein encodes MFNNKENKKDLTELRDSSNNIGKGTILEGDIQTFGNIRIEGRLTGNVKSKSKIVLSDSSAVDGSILAQNAEVAGEVKGSVEVSELLILRSSATIHGDIMTNKLVVEAGATFNGSCKMGAIVKEITIGNKEEKDRTEKTA; translated from the coding sequence ATGTTTAATAACAAAGAGAATAAAAAGGATTTGACTGAACTAAGAGATTCAAGCAATAATATTGGGAAAGGCACAATTCTCGAAGGTGATATTCAAACTTTCGGAAATATAAGAATTGAAGGTAGGCTTACCGGAAATGTTAAGTCTAAATCTAAAATAGTTTTAAGTGATTCTTCTGCTGTCGATGGCAGTATACTTGCCCAGAATGCTGAAGTAGCAGGTGAAGTTAAAGGAAGTGTAGAGGTTTCCGAATTACTTATTTTGAGAAGTTCAGCAACCATACACGGAGATATCATGACCAACAAACTGGTTGTTGAAGCAGGTGCTACTTTTAACGGCTCGTGTAAAATGGGGGCTATTGTAAAGGAGATCACTATCGGGAATAAGGAGGAGAAAGATAGAACCGAAAAAACAGCCTAA
- a CDS encoding AtpZ/AtpI family protein → MLVTIGLATFAGIWLDKKLEIKFPVFTLIFLLGSFAGSLYLIYREIN, encoded by the coding sequence ATGCTTGTAACCATAGGCCTGGCTACTTTTGCAGGCATTTGGTTGGACAAAAAGCTTGAAATCAAATTTCCGGTTTTTACGCTTATATTTTTGTTGGGATCTTTTGCGGGTTCCCTATATTTAATTTACCGCGAAATCAATTAG